The genomic interval TAGTACCCGTGCGGGTAATACGCCCAGTAGTGGTCGTAGTGATGGTAGTACGGATCGTCTTGCCAGTACTCGTCGTACCAGTAATCATCACCATATTCATCTCCGTCATAATGCGCGTAGGCGAAGTTCAGGCCAAACACACCAAAAGATATGGCTGCTAGGCCCAACAAAATGATGTTCTTCATGGCATCCTCCTTTATGTTAATGCCCAATGACCAACTCTGGATTGCCGGGATCGATCTGGTATGCCCAGTCAAACACCATGTGCTCTGGTCCGACTTCGGTCACGCGGAGTTTGGCAAAATGATTGTCCCAGGTCCAGAAAACGTAAGTATGCCCCTCAACCGCCTCAACCACACCAGACGGCGACCAACCCTGGTCTGGAGCATACGTGATATCATCCATTGATTCTGTATATCCCATGTCCTGGATCAAACCGCCGCTCTTGTATACAAGCAGGTACGGGATATCGCTCGGCGAATCATAATCATAATAAATATCGCTCTGCGAATAATTCCAGGACACGATCTCGTATTCGCTGAAATCCCAGCCGGCATAAACCGGATATTCATCGACATCGTACAGCCTTATATTATACCCCTCAGGCCTCGGCGTATCGAAAACCAGCTCGTATGAAAGATCGCTCTCGTTCCCGTTTTCGTCGAAAGCCGTGATCGCGTAAAAATACGTAAGGCCGTTTTCCAATCCGTAATCAAGGAAGTAATCAAAGTTCGTTTCGCCGATCAAATAGTACGGGCCTTCCGGATCATAACTCCGGTATATTCGGTACGCTTCAAGGTCAGGTTCGTTATTCGCATACCAGTAAAGCATGACTTCTTCATCACCAGTCACCGAGGTTAATCCCCTGGGTATGGCTGGTGGTTCATTATCAGCTTCCTCATAGCAGCAAGGAGCATATATAAGGGCTCCTGCTATCAGTATCATTTTCAGAGAATTTGTTATTTTTTTAATGTTTTTCATGGTCAGCTCCTGCCTTATTTATATGCAAGGGCCATGCCAACTAAAAGCATTGAAAAACAATCACTTTTTTGATACCGTCGCACAAAAAAAGTGCAGTTTGCACAAAAGACGTGATAGACACGACTTACATCCATATGGAATATTTCCTCAGGTCCATTGTATAATATAGCATAAAGGAGGCTACAATGAAAAAGGTTCTGCTTTTAGTCTTGATACTAGCTGCATCAGTATTTTCCAAAGAAGATACGGCACCGATCGAGAAATACATTGATAAGATCAGCGTCGGCGATCCCATTGAATACAAGAATCTGAAAATATTCCCTTTGAACGTGCTTTCCGCGCTTAGCACCATGGACTATGTTACGCTTGACCAGGCCATGGATAAAGGCTGGTTAAAAATAAAGGAAAGCGGCGAAGGCGAAGTGAACACGGTCATGGTTAAGAATAATGGCGACGCGCCGGTCTTTTTACTCACTGGCGAGATGATAACCGGTGCCAAGCAGGACCGGATGCTCGAAAAAGACCTGCTCCTGCCATCGAACAGTGGCTGGGTGGAAGTTCCCGTATACTGCGTGGAACATGGCCGCTGGGTATCGGTCTCCTCTGAATTCAAGTCTGGCGGTTATGTGGTGCCCAACGCGGTGCGTCAGGCGGCCAAGATTAACCCCAGCCAGTCAGAAGTGTGGGACAAAGTGGCCGAGAACCAGGAACAACTGGGTGTCGCTTCGGGGACAGGTACTGCCCGCGATACTTATGAGGACTCGGATGTCCAGAAACGATTGGACGATTATGAGGTTAATCTCGGCAAAGTCCCGAAACTTTCAAGCACCACGATCGGAGTGGTCGTAACGACCGGCGACCGGATAATCTGCTTCGACCTGTTTGCCAACAACGGTCTGCTCAAGAAACTCTGGAAAAAACTGGTCAAGTCCTATGCCATGGACGCGCTGACCGGCGAGAAGAGCACGCTGACCAAATCCGATATCAGGGAATTGCTCGAGGTCTTCGAGGACGCTCGGTTTGTCTCGACCGGGACAGCCGGTTTGGGCGATCTTTTTACGATCGAGTCGACGGTCGGTAAGGGTTCAGCCCTGACCTATGGTAAAGCCGTGGTTCACATGGACTTCTTCCCCAGTGAAGACCTCCCGACCGATGATGAAGGTGATGGACTGCGCCTTGATTTCAGACGGGATCAGAGGAACGACGACTAGAATATAAAAAAACTTGACAGAAAACCCCGCGTCTTGCCGCGGGGTTTTCTGTTTTTCTGTTAATTACTTAATTACCAATTACCATTAACTATATTACTTTACCAAAACCGCCTTTTGCGTCACGCTCTTGCCATCAGATTTAGACTCCAACCGGTAAAAATACACGCCCGGACTTACCTCTCTTCCCTTTCCATCCCTGCCATCCCACGTGACCGTCTGCCAGCCGGTTCTTTGCGCAGATCCCTGCCAGAGGATCGCGACCAGACTTCCGCTGGCGTTGTAGATTTTCAGTGCGTAGTCTTTATCAATGGCTGGCAAGCTGAATCTCACGCGGTGGCTGCCAATCCGTACCGGATTCGGGAAGAAGCTTCCAAGATCGAACCGCGCGGTATGCACTGGACTGCTGCTTTCCTCAATACCTGGCTCGGGTTCGAACGCACCGGTCAGCACCACGGCAAAAGGCTGGCGCGCGGTCACCACATTTGCCGCCATGATCCTGATCTGCCATAAGCCTGTCCTGGGGACATTTATCCGGAAACATTCGTAGGGATTGAGGCTATCATAGCGCGCCGTGGGATTGATAATAGACTGACCGCCTGTATACACGCTGCCTTTGAACGAATCTCCGTAAGCGTTGACCATCCTGACGTCCAGATTGTTGATCAATACGCGCGCGGCGCCGGCTGCGGCCGCGGTGTCGGTCCAGCAGACAACAGCCCTTAACGGTACGGTTGAATCATCGACATTGAACTGGTATTCCGCAAATTGCCCAGTGGCAAGGCCGGTCGTGTCATCATCCAGCAGCAATTCCCTTTTTTCGGGCGTCGGCAAGGCAAAATAAAGAACGGAATCGAGATCGATCCGGCCCCAGCCGATATATTCGCTGGGCACGACATATGCCCCGACATTCGGATCGCAGGATACGATGATCATCGCCTTGAGCAGGGCACCGCTGACATAATCCATGCTGTCTGCCGGATCGAGCGTGCCGCTCGGATACCAGCCTTTTCTCAGGTATTCGCGGATCAGACCGATGCAGCCGTTGCACGAAGGCGCCGCCATTGACGTGCCGCTCATGCTGGTGTACGAGTTAGTCGTGCCTTCCATGGCTGAATAGACATTACTCCCGATCGTCGAACAATCCGGTTTCACCCTGCCATCGGGTCCGGGGCCGCGGCTTGAATAAGTAGCCAGGGTTGTGGCGCTCGTACCGTTGCCCAGCGCGGCCATGGCGATGACCGATTTCGCGTTGCCGGGCTCGGTGATCCGGTACTGCGATGACTGACCCTGGTTGCCGCATGATTTTATCAGCACCACATCCTTGTTTCTCCAGCAGAACATGTCAAACTCCATTGATTTCGCCGAATATACGCCCATGGTTCCGGTCCACCAGGAGTTGGAGATAGTGTGCGTGCGCAGCTGAGGATTGCGAAGGGTATTGGTAAGCATGTCCAGGATAGTAATGTAATTATAAGACGAACTCGGGATCGGGCTCAGGTGCGAAATACGCGCTTTCTTGGAATGGCCATCCCGCACGTCTGTGCCGCCCATGGCTGAATCATTGCCCACGGTCGTGCCGCCCACATGAGTGCCATGACCGTCAGGATCACCCACGCCGCTGGCCGGCGGATAATGTTTGAACACCACGACTTTTTGATGGGTCGGGAATTCACCCGTGTCCGTAATGGAAAATGCCGGATCGCCGAATGCCCAGTGATTAACATCAAGTCCAGTGTCAGTGTATCCCAGGATCTCGTCGGTGCCGAAAATCCCCTGGCGCCAGATCGACCGGGTCGTATCATTCGGCGGCAACCCCTTCTGGTTCACCCATTGCGCAAGATCGTTCTCCGGTGCCGAGGGAAACCACTCCTCGATCCAGCAAACCGAGGGCAAACGCGTCATTTCTGGCAGCTGCGACCGTAGGCAGCTCACAAAGAAAAATTTTATTTCCGCGGTATTGGATAGATCAAGGATCTTGACCTTAAGCGCTTCCAGGGCTCCGCGCGTATCATTAACGCTTTCAGTATGGAAAATATAGACCAGGAATCTTGATTCCCGGCTGCCATTCAGGATGTTTTTGTATAATTTAAAGGCCGGCTGATAGATCCCGCTCCAGCGCACCATAGATAACTTATCGACCTCGGCCCTCACCCTGTCGTTCATCTTCACGATGAACATATTCTGCGAATGGCATCCGAGTAAGACCGCTCCGGTATTATGAAGTTGGTCGATCATGCTTGCATATATTGGACCGCGCAATTGGACGAGATAATATCCATCGCCGTCGCCCGGGTATTTGTCGCATTTCAGGTCAAGGTCATCGGGTAGAATTGGCTGCGATACGAGCGGATCAAAAGTATGATCAGTGATCCTGATAACCGCCGCGTCACCGGCAGGTTCAGGTACGTAATATCCCCTGGCCGAAGGCTGGAACGGGTTGTTAAGTGCGAACACCCACATTCCCGCAATCAGGGTTAACAACGCGATATTTTTCATAAAGCCTCCCTTACTATTTTTATCTAATTTAGGCACGAATTCTTTAAGGTAACAATTGTGTTTAGATTCTTCCCCTTCGCTGCACTCAGGGTCAGAATGACAATCTTGCAGGTCATTCTGAGGGTTTCGCCAGAAACCCGAAGAATCTCTATTCGTCAAGCAGTTATACCA from bacterium carries:
- a CDS encoding DUF6569 family protein, with protein sequence MKKVLLLVLILAASVFSKEDTAPIEKYIDKISVGDPIEYKNLKIFPLNVLSALSTMDYVTLDQAMDKGWLKIKESGEGEVNTVMVKNNGDAPVFLLTGEMITGAKQDRMLEKDLLLPSNSGWVEVPVYCVEHGRWVSVSSEFKSGGYVVPNAVRQAAKINPSQSEVWDKVAENQEQLGVASGTGTARDTYEDSDVQKRLDDYEVNLGKVPKLSSTTIGVVVTTGDRIICFDLFANNGLLKKLWKKLVKSYAMDALTGEKSTLTKSDIRELLEVFEDARFVSTGTAGLGDLFTIESTVGKGSALTYGKAVVHMDFFPSEDLPTDDEGDGLRLDFRRDQRNDD
- a CDS encoding S8 family serine peptidase: MKNIALLTLIAGMWVFALNNPFQPSARGYYVPEPAGDAAVIRITDHTFDPLVSQPILPDDLDLKCDKYPGDGDGYYLVQLRGPIYASMIDQLHNTGAVLLGCHSQNMFIVKMNDRVRAEVDKLSMVRWSGIYQPAFKLYKNILNGSRESRFLVYIFHTESVNDTRGALEALKVKILDLSNTAEIKFFFVSCLRSQLPEMTRLPSVCWIEEWFPSAPENDLAQWVNQKGLPPNDTTRSIWRQGIFGTDEILGYTDTGLDVNHWAFGDPAFSITDTGEFPTHQKVVVFKHYPPASGVGDPDGHGTHVGGTTVGNDSAMGGTDVRDGHSKKARISHLSPIPSSSYNYITILDMLTNTLRNPQLRTHTISNSWWTGTMGVYSAKSMEFDMFCWRNKDVVLIKSCGNQGQSSQYRITEPGNAKSVIAMAALGNGTSATTLATYSSRGPGPDGRVKPDCSTIGSNVYSAMEGTTNSYTSMSGTSMAAPSCNGCIGLIREYLRKGWYPSGTLDPADSMDYVSGALLKAMIIVSCDPNVGAYVVPSEYIGWGRIDLDSVLYFALPTPEKRELLLDDDTTGLATGQFAEYQFNVDDSTVPLRAVVCWTDTAAAAGAARVLINNLDVRMVNAYGDSFKGSVYTGGQSIINPTARYDSLNPYECFRINVPRTGLWQIRIMAANVVTARQPFAVVLTGAFEPEPGIEESSSPVHTARFDLGSFFPNPVRIGSHRVRFSLPAIDKDYALKIYNASGSLVAILWQGSAQRTGWQTVTWDGRDGKGREVSPGVYFYRLESKSDGKSVTQKAVLVK